Proteins encoded in a region of the Streptomyces sp. NBC_00310 genome:
- a CDS encoding non-ribosomal peptide synthetase, whose product MSETNQFPAELGRSLVDRWRTRTAGPATPDTTDGAARVNPIQLGLRLFEEIHPGTAANVLRFDAEVEGALDTDRLATALGELSRRHAVLRTTFPDGDPHTCVVAPAPGPDPDLTVVDLTSHDAETGRDTALSQADTRAAAPMNLATGPLWRVAVWHLSDGTSLLQLLAHHIVADGWSLGVFLTELTTLYEGRTPAPATPLPTVAATPSEADLAAWRERLDGAKPLSLPTDRLRPRTRRFRSAHVDLAVDTELLRRVEELAGTARMTPFMVLLSALHLTLARTAGHADITIGSPIATRERHRAPGAVGPLATMLALRTDTTGSRTVRDLLNTVRDTCLDAYSRAHVPFEALAGQAGQSGESLFDVLFVLQPQLTETRLGELPVRPRLMAPSTIRNDIELYLWQGDDGITGFLAYDTDLFAAETATHLAERFRTALTAIVTDPDRDLADVSVVSGGEWGRWRELSVSRVPASSSPVSVCGLVEAQVDRVPGAVAVRAVDGVLTFGELEVRANRLAWGLRGLGVGPGDLVGVCLPRTADLVVALLGVLKSGAGFVPVDPGYPAERVAFMLEDSGVSVVLRSLDDVPGFAGGAFSSSRPPVLGGGDDVAYVIYTSGSTGRPKGVVIEHRQVVAMLGWAGRVFSAGELSGTLAGTSVSFDLSVFEIFAPLSVGGSVVLSPGSVLDLLVNPSFYEGVTLVNTVPSVVRELLAADAFPSGARTVNLAGEALSPGLVRDLYAHPVVEVVNNLYGPSEDTTYSTHAVTCVGDERTPIGVPVDGTSAYVLDGGLRPVPLGAVGELYLSGAGVTRGYLGRAALTAERFLPDPFASGGGRMYRTGDLVRWRSDGQLDYLGRADGQVKVRGHRIELGEVEEVLRRHGRVGEVVVVAGDGAAGTTRLIAYIVAADTDTDTDTDTDTDAETVPEPGELGAHARRWLPDFMVPSVFMTLDEFPLLPNGKIDRSALPAPDSEAARAVFRDPQSEAEKLIAGIWQELLDVPRVGADDDFFTLGGHSILATRVTHRLSEELGTHIPLPLLFEHPTLTDLAAHLPQAGERHLPIPVATRTPNPDGTITLPASSGQKRLWLLCSLDPRAHLAYHLNGGAKITGPLDAQALAEAIRDVARHHEILRTTLREENGDIVQVVHPTWRWDPTTTPDEATTPDEAELIEEWRHSTADLAEGPLFRAHVVRQADDQHLLLLSLHHTIADGWTLTLLLDEIARRYAELSTGQPPAAEPALQYGDFAHWQSSTPTPETGLAHWRERLAGAAELDLPTDHPRPARPTHRGAAVPLELPAEAIAKAARTAGTTEFAVVATAVTITLSALSGSHDITIGIPTSGRTHPDTAGILGFFTNTLPLRRTLDPHATLAEALRGTHHALMEAHQHADMPFEEIVRHVAPASQGPARSPLFQVMLALNEAPSRTLGLPGLRVTRLDIPPAETQFELSLHLEQTDTAVTGYLTYNTDLYAETTARLFPERLAVVVSALAERSGAVLGELSVVSGGEWGRWRELSVSRVPALIPSSSSSSSSSSSSVVSVCGLVEAQVDRVPGAVAVRAVDGVLTFGELEVRANRLAWGLRGLGVGPGDLVGVCLPRTADLVVALLGVLKSGAGFVPVDPGYPAERVAFMLEDSGVSVVLRSLDDVAVSSDFCREDRPPVLGGGDDVAYVIYTSGSTGRPKGVVIEHRQVVAMLGWAGRVFSAGELSGTLAGTSVSFDLSVFEIFAPLSVGGSVVLSPGSVLDLLVNPSFYEGVTLVNTVPSVVRELLAADAFPSGARTVNLAGEALSPGLVRDLYAHPVVEVVNNLYGPSEDTTYSTHAVTCVGDERTPIGVPVDGTSAYVLDGGLRPVPLGAVGELYLSGAGVTRGYLGRAALTAERFLPDPFASGGGRMYRTGDLVRWRSDGQLDYLGRADGQVKVRGHRIELGEVEEVLRRHGRVGEVVVVAGDGAAGTTRLIAYIVAADTDTDTDAKTDADADADAESTLDVAVLGAHARRWLPDFMVPSVFMTLDEFPLLPNGKIDRSALPAPDSEAARAVFRDPQSEAEKLIAGIWQELLDVPRVGADDDFFTLGGHSILATRVTHRLSEELGTHIPLPLLFEHPTLTDLATHLPPTGAGQDTDAEAAAYGDRQPAPHLPVVDRVPEPDGTLVFRASPGQERLWVLCRLDEQANLAYHIRGAVHIEGTLDADAFHTALRHLAHRHEVLRMSLREVADHVSQVVAPDPEVPLTRITTPDWESVIEAENQRAFDLTTGPLWHVTLVRVAPEHHVLVMSLHHVIADGWSLDLLLREIAVHYGSVLQSPTTEPAPPPPAAFQYAEIAHWQRETAHTELDFWRTYLAGASAPDLPTDRPRPPKQTYHGAAVPLALPHEALTTAARAAGTTAFTVLATALSVVLAKLTGQYDVTIGTPAAGRDNPSTADVVGYVVDTLPLRLRMNPGHTLAETLREARDAVNAIRGHQRIPLEELIRALRPQRDQSRSPLFQVLLAVNGTPPQYHFPGLRMHPAPMPIGTTPYDLVVQAEERDGRITGHLVFNTDLFETSTAQLIVDRLTETVSALAERSGVVLGELSVVSGGEWGRWRELSVSRVPASSSPVSVCGLVEAQVDRVPGAVAVRAVDGVLTFGELEVRANRLAWGLRGLGVGPGDLVGVCLPRTADLVVALLGVLKSGAGFVPVDPGYPAERVAFMLEDSGVSVVLRSLDDVPGFAGGAFSSSRPPVLGGGDDVAYVIYTSGSTGRPKGVVIEHRQVVAMLGWAGRVFSAGELSGTLAGTSVSFDLSVFEIFAPLSVGGSVVLSPGSVLDLLVNPSFYEGVTLVNTVPSVVRELLAADAFPSGARTVNLAGEALSPGLVRDLYAHPVVEVVNNLYGPSEDTTYSTHAVTCVGDERTPIGVPVDGTSAYVLDGGLRPVPLGAVGELYLSGAGVTRGYLGRAALTAERFLPDPFASGGGRMYRTGDLVRWRSDGQLDYLGRADGQVKVRGHRIELGEVEEVLRRHGRVGEVVVVAGDGAAGTTRLIAYIVAADTDTDAKTDADADADAESTLDVAVLGAHARRWLPDFMVPSVFMTLDEFPLLPNGKIDRSALPAPDSEAARAVFRDPQSEAEKLIAGIWQELLDVPRVGADDDFFTLGGHSILASRVTSRLATRTGMDVPLNLLFEYPVLADLATQLPDPATWPAQAAIPRVRRVLGRAGSS is encoded by the coding sequence GTGTCCGAGACCAACCAGTTCCCCGCCGAACTCGGCCGCTCCCTCGTCGACCGCTGGCGCACCCGCACCGCCGGCCCCGCCACACCCGACACCACCGACGGTGCCGCCCGCGTCAACCCCATCCAGCTCGGCCTGCGGCTCTTCGAGGAGATCCACCCCGGCACGGCGGCCAACGTGCTGCGCTTCGACGCCGAGGTCGAGGGCGCCCTCGACACCGACCGCCTCGCCACCGCACTCGGCGAACTCTCCCGCCGCCACGCCGTCCTGCGCACCACCTTCCCCGACGGCGACCCGCACACCTGCGTCGTCGCCCCGGCCCCCGGACCCGACCCCGACCTCACCGTCGTCGACCTGACCTCCCACGACGCGGAAACCGGCCGGGACACCGCCCTCAGCCAGGCGGACACCCGCGCCGCCGCACCCATGAACCTCGCCACCGGCCCCCTGTGGCGCGTCGCCGTCTGGCACCTGTCCGACGGCACGTCACTGCTTCAGCTCCTCGCCCACCACATCGTCGCCGACGGCTGGTCCCTCGGCGTCTTCCTCACCGAACTCACCACCCTGTACGAGGGCCGCACCCCGGCACCGGCCACCCCGCTGCCCACCGTCGCGGCCACCCCGAGCGAGGCCGACCTGGCCGCCTGGCGCGAACGGCTCGACGGCGCCAAACCGCTGTCCCTGCCCACCGACAGGCTCCGACCCCGCACCCGCCGGTTCCGCTCCGCACACGTCGACCTGGCCGTCGACACCGAACTCCTGCGACGCGTCGAAGAACTCGCCGGCACAGCCCGCATGACCCCCTTCATGGTGCTGCTCTCAGCCCTCCACCTCACCCTCGCCCGCACCGCGGGCCACGCCGACATCACCATCGGCTCACCCATCGCCACCCGCGAACGCCACCGCGCCCCCGGCGCGGTCGGACCGCTGGCCACCATGCTCGCCCTGCGCACCGACACGACCGGCTCCCGCACCGTCCGGGACCTCCTCAACACCGTCCGCGACACCTGCCTGGACGCCTACAGCCGCGCGCACGTGCCCTTCGAGGCCCTGGCAGGCCAGGCCGGCCAGAGCGGCGAGTCACTCTTCGACGTGCTGTTCGTGCTCCAGCCACAGCTCACCGAGACCCGCCTGGGAGAACTCCCCGTACGCCCGCGGCTCATGGCCCCCTCCACCATCCGCAACGACATCGAGCTGTACCTCTGGCAGGGCGACGACGGCATCACCGGCTTTCTGGCCTACGACACCGACCTGTTCGCCGCCGAAACGGCCACCCACCTCGCCGAACGCTTCCGGACCGCCCTGACCGCGATCGTCACCGACCCCGACCGCGACCTCGCGGACGTGAGTGTGGTGTCGGGGGGTGAGTGGGGGCGTTGGCGGGAGTTGTCGGTGTCGCGGGTGCCGGCGTCGTCATCGCCGGTGTCGGTGTGTGGGTTGGTGGAGGCGCAGGTTGATCGTGTGCCGGGTGCGGTGGCGGTGCGTGCGGTTGATGGTGTGTTGACGTTCGGTGAGTTGGAGGTGCGGGCGAATCGTTTGGCGTGGGGTTTGCGGGGGTTGGGGGTGGGGCCGGGTGATCTGGTGGGGGTGTGTTTGCCGCGTACTGCTGATCTGGTGGTGGCGTTGTTGGGTGTGTTGAAGTCGGGTGCTGGTTTTGTGCCGGTGGATCCGGGTTATCCGGCGGAGCGTGTCGCGTTCATGCTGGAGGATTCCGGTGTGTCGGTGGTGTTGCGTTCTCTGGACGACGTTCCGGGTTTTGCTGGGGGTGCTTTCTCTTCGTCTCGTCCGCCGGTTTTGGGTGGGGGTGATGATGTTGCGTATGTGATTTATACGTCGGGTTCGACGGGGCGTCCTAAGGGTGTGGTGATTGAGCATCGTCAGGTGGTGGCGATGTTGGGCTGGGCGGGTCGGGTGTTTTCGGCGGGGGAGTTGTCGGGGACGCTTGCGGGGACGTCGGTGTCTTTTGATCTGTCGGTGTTCGAGATTTTTGCGCCGTTGTCGGTGGGTGGTTCGGTGGTGTTGTCGCCGGGGAGTGTGCTGGATCTGTTGGTGAATCCTTCGTTTTATGAGGGGGTGACGTTGGTTAATACGGTGCCGTCGGTGGTGCGGGAGTTGTTGGCGGCGGATGCTTTTCCGTCGGGGGCGCGGACGGTGAATTTGGCGGGGGAGGCTTTGTCGCCGGGTTTGGTGCGGGATTTGTATGCGCATCCGGTGGTGGAGGTGGTGAACAATCTTTATGGGCCGAGTGAGGATACGACGTATTCGACGCATGCGGTGACGTGTGTGGGGGATGAGCGGACGCCGATCGGTGTGCCGGTGGACGGGACGTCTGCGTATGTTCTGGATGGGGGTCTGCGGCCGGTTCCTTTGGGTGCGGTGGGGGAGTTGTATTTGTCGGGTGCGGGGGTGACGCGGGGTTATCTGGGGCGTGCTGCTCTGACGGCGGAGCGTTTTCTGCCGGATCCTTTCGCCTCCGGTGGTGGGCGGATGTATCGCACGGGGGATCTGGTGCGGTGGCGTTCGGACGGTCAGCTGGATTATCTGGGGCGTGCGGATGGTCAGGTGAAGGTGCGCGGTCACCGGATCGAGCTGGGTGAGGTGGAGGAGGTCCTGCGCCGTCACGGGCGGGTCGGCGAGGTGGTGGTCGTGGCGGGTGACGGCGCGGCCGGCACGACCCGCCTGATCGCCTACATCGTCGCGGCCGACACCGACACCGACACCGACACCGACACCGACACCGATGCCGAAACCGTCCCTGAACCGGGTGAGTTGGGTGCGCATGCGCGGCGGTGGCTGCCGGACTTCATGGTCCCGTCGGTGTTCATGACGCTGGATGAGTTCCCGCTGCTCCCGAACGGCAAGATCGACCGCTCCGCACTGCCTGCCCCTGACTCCGAGGCTGCCCGGGCGGTGTTCCGGGACCCGCAGAGCGAGGCGGAGAAACTGATCGCCGGGATCTGGCAGGAACTCCTCGACGTCCCCCGCGTCGGCGCGGACGACGACTTCTTCACCCTCGGCGGCCACTCCATCCTGGCGACCCGGGTCACCCACCGGCTCAGCGAAGAACTCGGCACCCACATACCCCTGCCCCTGCTCTTCGAGCACCCCACCCTCACCGACCTCGCCGCGCACCTCCCCCAAGCCGGCGAGCGCCACCTCCCCATACCGGTGGCGACCCGCACCCCCAACCCCGACGGCACGATCACCCTCCCCGCGTCCTCCGGGCAGAAGCGCCTGTGGCTGCTGTGCTCACTCGACCCACGGGCCCATCTCGCCTACCACCTCAACGGAGGCGCGAAGATCACCGGACCCCTCGACGCCCAGGCCCTGGCGGAGGCCATCCGCGACGTCGCCCGCCACCACGAAATCCTGCGCACGACACTGCGCGAGGAGAACGGCGACATCGTCCAGGTCGTCCACCCCACCTGGCGCTGGGACCCCACCACGACCCCCGACGAGGCCACGACCCCGGACGAGGCCGAACTCATCGAAGAATGGCGCCACTCCACGGCCGACCTCGCCGAAGGCCCCCTGTTCCGGGCACACGTGGTGCGGCAGGCCGACGACCAGCATCTCCTCCTGCTGAGCCTGCACCACACCATCGCCGACGGCTGGACGCTCACACTCCTGCTGGACGAGATCGCCCGCCGCTACGCCGAGCTGTCCACAGGCCAACCCCCCGCCGCCGAACCCGCCCTCCAGTACGGTGACTTCGCCCACTGGCAGAGCAGTACGCCCACCCCCGAGACCGGGCTCGCCCACTGGCGTGAACGACTCGCCGGAGCAGCCGAACTGGACCTGCCGACCGATCACCCCCGCCCCGCCCGCCCCACACACCGCGGCGCGGCCGTTCCCCTCGAGCTGCCCGCCGAGGCCATCGCCAAGGCCGCCCGGACAGCGGGAACAACCGAGTTCGCCGTGGTCGCGACCGCCGTCACCATCACCCTGAGCGCCCTCTCCGGCAGCCACGACATCACCATCGGTATCCCGACCAGCGGCCGTACCCACCCGGACACCGCGGGCATCCTCGGCTTCTTCACCAACACCCTCCCGCTGCGCCGCACACTCGACCCCCACGCCACCCTCGCCGAGGCCCTGCGCGGCACCCACCACGCCCTCATGGAGGCGCACCAGCACGCCGACATGCCCTTCGAGGAGATCGTGCGCCACGTCGCGCCGGCCTCGCAGGGCCCAGCACGCAGCCCGCTCTTCCAGGTCATGCTCGCCCTGAACGAAGCCCCCTCGCGCACCCTCGGCCTCCCCGGACTGCGTGTCACCCGGCTCGACATCCCCCCGGCGGAAACCCAGTTCGAGCTCTCGCTCCACCTGGAACAGACCGACACCGCCGTCACCGGCTACCTCACCTACAACACCGACCTCTACGCGGAGACCACCGCCCGCCTCTTCCCGGAACGCCTCGCCGTCGTCGTCTCCGCTTTGGCGGAGCGTTCGGGTGCGGTGCTGGGGGAGTTGAGCGTGGTGTCGGGGGGTGAGTGGGGGCGTTGGCGGGAGTTGTCGGTGTCGCGGGTGCCGGCGTTGATTCCGTCGTCATCGTCATCGTCATCGTCGTCTTCGTCGTCGGTGGTGTCGGTGTGTGGGTTGGTGGAGGCGCAGGTTGATCGTGTGCCGGGTGCGGTGGCGGTGCGTGCGGTTGACGGTGTGTTGACGTTCGGTGAGTTGGAGGTGCGGGCGAATCGTTTGGCGTGGGGTTTGCGGGGGTTGGGGGTGGGGCCGGGTGATCTGGTGGGGGTGTGTTTGCCGCGTACTGCTGATCTGGTGGTGGCGTTGTTGGGTGTGTTGAAGTCGGGTGCTGGTTTTGTGCCGGTGGATCCGGGTTATCCGGCGGAGCGTGTCGCGTTCATGCTGGAGGATTCCGGTGTGTCGGTGGTGTTGCGTTCTCTGGATGACGTTGCTGTTTCTTCTGATTTTTGCCGTGAGGATCGTCCGCCGGTTTTGGGTGGGGGTGATGATGTTGCGTATGTGATTTATACGTCGGGTTCGACGGGGCGTCCTAAGGGTGTGGTGATTGAGCATCGTCAGGTGGTGGCGATGTTGGGCTGGGCGGGTCGGGTGTTTTCGGCGGGGGAGTTGTCGGGGACGCTTGCGGGGACGTCGGTGTCTTTTGATCTGTCGGTGTTCGAGATTTTTGCGCCGTTGTCGGTGGGTGGTTCGGTGGTGTTGTCGCCGGGGAGTGTGCTGGATCTGTTGGTGAATCCTTCGTTTTATGAGGGGGTGACGTTGGTTAATACGGTGCCGTCGGTGGTGCGGGAGTTGTTGGCGGCGGATGCTTTTCCGTCGGGGGCGCGGACGGTGAATTTGGCGGGGGAGGCTTTGTCGCCGGGTTTGGTGCGGGATTTGTATGCGCATCCGGTGGTGGAGGTGGTGAACAATCTTTATGGGCCGAGTGAGGATACGACGTATTCGACGCATGCGGTGACGTGTGTGGGGGATGAGCGGACGCCGATCGGTGTGCCGGTGGACGGGACGTCTGCGTATGTTCTGGATGGGGGTCTGCGGCCGGTTCCTTTGGGTGCGGTGGGGGAGTTGTATTTGTCGGGTGCGGGGGTGACGCGGGGTTATCTGGGGCGTGCTGCTCTGACGGCGGAGCGTTTTCTGCCGGATCCTTTCGCCTCCGGTGGTGGGCGGATGTATCGCACGGGGGATCTGGTGCGGTGGCGTTCGGACGGTCAGCTGGATTATCTGGGGCGTGCGGATGGTCAGGTGAAGGTGCGCGGTCACCGGATCGAGCTGGGTGAGGTGGAGGAGGTCCTGCGCCGTCACGGGCGGGTCGGCGAGGTGGTGGTCGTGGCGGGTGACGGCGCGGCCGGCACGACCCGCCTGATCGCCTACATCGTCGCGGCCGACACCGACACCGACACCGACGCCAAAACCGACGCCGATGCTGATGCCGATGCCGAAAGCACGCTGGACGTGGCGGTGTTGGGTGCGCATGCGCGGCGGTGGCTGCCGGACTTCATGGTCCCGTCGGTGTTCATGACGCTGGATGAGTTCCCGCTGCTCCCGAACGGCAAGATCGACCGCTCCGCACTGCCTGCCCCTGACTCCGAGGCTGCCCGGGCGGTGTTCCGGGACCCGCAGAGCGAGGCGGAGAAACTGATCGCCGGGATCTGGCAGGAACTCCTCGACGTCCCCCGCGTCGGCGCGGACGACGACTTCTTCACCCTCGGCGGCCACTCCATCCTGGCGACCCGGGTCACCCACCGGCTCAGCGAAGAACTCGGCACCCACATACCCCTGCCCCTGCTCTTCGAGCACCCCACCCTCACCGACCTCGCCACCCATCTCCCCCCAACCGGCGCGGGCCAGGACACCGACGCAGAAGCAGCCGCATACGGGGACAGGCAACCGGCACCGCACCTCCCCGTCGTCGACCGGGTCCCCGAACCCGACGGCACCCTGGTGTTCCGAGCGTCCCCCGGCCAGGAACGGCTGTGGGTGCTGTGCCGCCTGGACGAGCAGGCGAACCTCGCCTACCACATCAGGGGCGCCGTCCACATCGAGGGAACCCTTGACGCGGACGCATTCCACACCGCGCTGCGGCACCTCGCGCACCGCCACGAAGTCCTGCGCATGTCCCTGCGCGAAGTGGCGGACCACGTGTCCCAGGTCGTGGCACCCGACCCCGAAGTACCGCTGACCCGAATCACCACTCCCGACTGGGAGTCGGTGATCGAGGCCGAGAACCAGCGGGCGTTCGACCTCACCACCGGACCGCTGTGGCACGTGACGCTCGTCCGCGTCGCGCCCGAGCACCACGTCCTGGTCATGAGCCTGCACCACGTGATCGCCGACGGCTGGTCCCTCGACCTCCTCCTGCGTGAGATCGCCGTGCACTACGGCTCCGTACTCCAGTCCCCGACCACCGAACCGGCTCCGCCCCCGCCCGCGGCCTTCCAGTACGCGGAGATCGCGCACTGGCAGCGGGAGACCGCACACACCGAACTCGACTTCTGGCGAACCTACTTGGCCGGCGCCTCGGCACCCGACCTGCCCACCGACCGGCCCCGCCCCCCGAAGCAGACCTACCACGGCGCCGCAGTACCCCTGGCCCTGCCGCACGAGGCGCTCACCACCGCGGCCCGGGCCGCGGGAACCACCGCGTTCACGGTCCTTGCCACAGCACTGTCCGTCGTCCTGGCCAAGCTCACCGGCCAGTACGACGTCACCATCGGCACCCCGGCCGCCGGCCGCGACAACCCGAGCACGGCAGACGTGGTCGGCTACGTCGTCGACACCCTGCCCCTACGACTGCGTATGAACCCGGGCCACACGCTGGCCGAGACCCTGCGCGAGGCGCGGGACGCCGTGAACGCGATCCGCGGCCACCAGCGGATTCCGCTGGAGGAACTGATCCGCGCACTGCGCCCCCAACGCGACCAGAGCCGCAGCCCGCTGTTCCAGGTACTCCTCGCGGTCAACGGCACCCCGCCCCAGTACCACTTCCCCGGCCTGCGGATGCACCCCGCACCGATGCCGATCGGCACCACCCCCTACGACCTCGTGGTCCAGGCCGAGGAACGCGACGGCCGCATCACCGGACACCTGGTCTTCAACACCGACCTGTTCGAGACGTCCACGGCCCAGCTGATCGTGGACCGCCTGACGGAGACCGTGTCCGCTTTGGCGGAGCGTTCGGGTGTGGTGCTGGGGGAGTTGAGCGTGGTGTCGGGGGGTGAGTGGGGGCGTTGGCGGGAGTTGTCGGTGTCGCGGGTGCCGGCGTCGTCATCGCCGGTGTCGGTGTGTGGGTTGGTGGAGGCGCAGGTTGATCGTGTGCCGGGTGCGGTGGCGGTGCGTGCGGTTGATGGTGTGTTGACGTTCGGTGAGTTGGAGGTGCGGGCGAATCGTTTGGCGTGGGGTTTGAGGGGGTTGGGGGTGGGGCCGGGTGATCTGGTGGGGGTGTGTTTGCCGCGTACCGCTGATCTGGTGGTGGCGTTGTTGGGTGTGTTGAAGTCGGGTGCTGGTTTTGTGCCGGTGGATCCGGGTTATCCGGCGGAGCGTGTCGCGTTCATGCTGGAGGATTCCGGTGTGTCGGTGGTGTTGCGTTCTCTGGACGACGTTCCGGGTTTTGCTGGGGGTGCTTTCTCTTCGTCTCGTCCGCCGGTTTTGGGTGGGGGTGATGATGTTGCGTATGTGATTTATACGTCGGGTTCGACGGGGCGTCCTAAGGGTGTGGTGATTGAGCATCGTCAGGTGGTGGCGATGTTGGGCTGGGCGGGTCGGGTGTTTTCGGCGGGGGAGTTGTCGGGGACGCTTGCGGGGACGTCGGTGTCTTTTGATCTGTCGGTGTTCGAGATTTTTGCGCCGTTGTCGGTGGGTGGTTCGGTGGTGTTGTCGCCGGGGAGTGTGCTGGATCTGTTGGTGAATCCTTCGTTTTATGAGGGGGTGACGTTGGTTAATACGGTGCCGTCGGTGGTGCGGGAGTTGTTGGCGGCGGATGCTTTTCCGTCGGGGGCGCGGACGGTGAATTTGGCGGGGGAGGCTTTGTCGCCGGGTTTGGTGCGGGATTTGTATGCGCATCCGGTGGTGGAGGTGGTGAACAATCTTTATGGGCCGAGTGAGGATACGACGTATTCGACGCATGCGGTGACGTGTGTGGGGGATGAGCGGACGCCGATCGGTGTGCCGGTGGACGGGACGTCTGCGTATGTTCTGGATGGGGGTCTGCGGCCGGTTCCTTTGGGTGCGGTGGGGGAGTTGTATTTGTCGGGTGCGGGGGTGACGCGGGGTTATCTGGGGCGTGCTGCTCTGACGGCGGAGCGTTTTCTGCCGGATCCTTTCGCCTCCGGTGGTGGGCGGATGTATCGCACGGGGGATCTGGTGCGGTGGCGTTCGGACGGTCAGCTGGATTATCTGGGGCGTGCGGATGGTCAGGTGAAGGTGCGCGGTCACCGGATCGAGCTGGGTGAGGTGGAGGAGGTCCTGCGCCGTCACGGGCGGGTCGGCGAGGTGGTGGTCGTGGCGGGTGACGGCGCGGCCGGCACGACCCGCCTGATCGCCTATATCGTCGCGGCCGACACCGACACCGACGCCAAAACCGACGCCGATGCTGATGCCGATGCCGAAAGCACGCTGGACGTGGCGGTGTTGGGTGCGCATGCGCGGCGGTGGCTGCCGGACTTCATGGTCCCGTCGGTGTTCATGACGCTGGATGAGTTCCCGCTGCTCCCGAACGGCAAGATCGACCGCTCCGCACTGCCTGCCCCTGACTCCGAGGCTGCCCGGGCGGTGTTCCGGGACCCGCAGAGCGAGGCGGAGAAACTGATCGCCGGGATCTGGCAGGAACTCCTCGACGTCCCCCGCGTCGGCGCGGACGACGACTTCTTCACCCTCGGCGGCCACTCCATCCTGGCCAGCCGCGTAACCAGCAGGCTCGCCACGCGCACGGGCATGGACGTCCCGCTGAACCTGCTGTTCGAGTACCCCGTCCTCGCCGACCTCGCCACCCAGCTGCCCGATCCGGCGACATGGCCGGCCCAGGCCGCCATTCCCCGCGTACGCCGGGTCCTGGGACGTGCCGGATCGAGCTGA